A DNA window from Pseudomonas wuhanensis contains the following coding sequences:
- a CDS encoding hybrid sensor histidine kinase/response regulator: protein MDIKFSHRLSYKQARITVLAGFILGTLLSLLQIGIDYASEDASINREILSLLEISHNPASRIAYNIDAELAQELALGLLRSPAIIGAQLTDNNSTVLASVKRPGLENNDRMISDFLFGANRQFEDRLYLDHLPDESLGTLRLEVDTYTFGSRFLRRAEVTLLNGFARSLILTGILLALFYVMLTKPLVRVIRELSGRDPRSAEPTLLECPTGHENDEIGVLVEVANQQFENIATEIQQRRNAENRLTDYLSQLENIVSARTAELKAINTRLSQSNEELEVARSTALDMAEARSVFLANMSHEIRTPLNGLLGMIALSLDGPLNAEQQQQLSIAHDSGKVLVELLNDILDLSKFDAGQLELEHIPFDLGSLIEDTANLLSQNAAPSVELACLIDPQFPALVLGDPTRVRQIVSNLLSNALKFTRFGRVDVRLSTFEDGVRIEVCDTGIGIAQDAQVKIFQPFTQAGAGITRQFGGTGLGLALTYSLCEAMQGRLTISSEAGFGSQFCADLPLPCHTRAISPAALRGNIVAITAASSGLAELLSSLLPGWGLNYQQRSIDDRLIGLQPDVLITDCPECLFGLRPTFTAPILLVTAYGSFLPSEQVNALAPLQQQARPLARNALYQALRRILQPELTTINGARIEAISPQRRGRILLVEDNPVNQLVAKGMLGKLGCEVSVAAHGGEALDQLEQSEFDLVLMDCNMPVMDGYEASRQIRRSGRWPQLPIVALTANAMSEERERCRAAGMSDYLAKPFRREELAALLDLWIPTTTAL from the coding sequence ATGGACATCAAGTTCAGCCACCGGCTGTCGTACAAACAAGCCAGGATTACGGTACTGGCTGGCTTCATTCTGGGCACGCTGCTCAGCCTGCTGCAAATAGGCATCGATTATGCCAGCGAAGACGCCTCCATCAACCGTGAAATACTGTCGTTGCTGGAAATCAGCCATAACCCCGCATCCCGCATCGCCTACAACATCGATGCTGAACTCGCTCAGGAACTGGCCCTGGGTCTGTTGCGCTCCCCGGCAATCATCGGCGCGCAATTGACCGACAACAACAGTACCGTGCTGGCCAGCGTCAAACGTCCGGGCCTGGAAAACAATGACCGGATGATCAGCGACTTCCTGTTCGGCGCCAACCGGCAGTTCGAAGACCGTCTTTATCTCGACCACTTGCCGGACGAATCCCTCGGGACCTTGCGCCTGGAAGTCGATACCTACACCTTCGGCAGTCGTTTCCTGCGCCGGGCCGAAGTGACCCTGCTCAACGGCTTCGCGCGCAGCCTGATTCTCACGGGCATTCTGCTGGCGCTGTTTTACGTGATGCTGACCAAACCGCTGGTGCGGGTTATCCGCGAACTCAGTGGTCGTGATCCGCGCAGCGCGGAACCGACACTGCTGGAGTGTCCGACGGGGCATGAAAACGATGAAATCGGGGTCTTGGTCGAGGTCGCCAATCAGCAGTTTGAAAACATCGCCACCGAAATCCAGCAACGGCGCAACGCCGAGAACCGCCTGACCGATTACCTCTCGCAACTGGAAAACATCGTCTCGGCCCGCACCGCGGAGCTCAAGGCGATCAATACCCGCCTCAGCCAATCCAACGAGGAACTGGAAGTCGCCCGCAGCACAGCCCTGGACATGGCCGAAGCACGCTCGGTGTTCCTGGCCAACATGAGTCATGAAATCCGCACGCCCCTCAACGGTTTGCTGGGGATGATCGCGCTCTCGCTGGACGGCCCGCTCAATGCCGAGCAGCAGCAACAGCTGTCCATCGCCCATGACTCGGGCAAAGTGCTGGTGGAACTGCTCAACGATATTCTCGACCTGTCGAAGTTCGATGCCGGCCAGCTCGAACTCGAACACATTCCATTCGACCTTGGTTCGCTGATCGAAGACACCGCCAACCTGCTGTCCCAGAACGCCGCGCCGAGTGTCGAGCTGGCATGCCTGATTGACCCGCAATTTCCCGCACTGGTGCTCGGTGATCCGACCCGGGTCCGGCAGATCGTCAGCAACTTGTTGTCCAACGCCCTCAAATTCACTCGTTTCGGACGGGTCGATGTGCGTCTTTCAACGTTCGAAGACGGTGTGCGAATCGAAGTCTGCGACACTGGCATCGGCATCGCCCAGGACGCGCAGGTCAAGATCTTCCAGCCGTTCACCCAGGCCGGTGCCGGCATTACCCGGCAATTCGGCGGGACCGGGTTGGGCCTGGCGCTGACGTATAGCCTCTGCGAAGCCATGCAGGGGCGTCTGACGATCAGCTCGGAAGCGGGCTTCGGCAGTCAGTTTTGCGCCGACCTGCCCCTGCCCTGCCATACCCGGGCCATTTCCCCGGCAGCACTGCGGGGCAACATCGTCGCGATTACCGCCGCCAGCAGCGGTCTGGCGGAGCTATTGAGCAGTCTGCTGCCTGGATGGGGGCTCAACTATCAGCAGCGTTCCATCGATGACCGATTGATCGGCCTGCAGCCGGATGTGCTGATCACCGACTGCCCCGAATGCCTGTTTGGCCTGCGTCCCACCTTCACCGCGCCGATTCTGCTGGTGACCGCTTACGGCAGTTTCCTGCCCAGCGAGCAAGTCAACGCCCTCGCGCCCTTGCAGCAACAGGCGCGGCCTCTGGCGCGCAATGCGCTTTACCAGGCGTTGCGGCGGATCCTGCAGCCGGAACTCACCACGATCAACGGTGCCCGGATCGAAGCCATCTCACCCCAGCGACGCGGACGCATCCTGCTGGTGGAGGACAATCCGGTCAATCAGTTGGTGGCCAAGGGAATGCTCGGAAAACTCGGTTGCGAGGTGAGCGTCGCGGCCCACGGCGGCGAAGCGCTGGATCAGCTTGAGCAGAGCGAATTCGATCTGGTGCTGATGGATTGCAACATGCCGGTGATGGATGGCTATGAAGCCAGTCGGCAGATTCGTCGCAGCGGGCGCTGGCCACAGTTGCCCATCGTCGCCCTGACCGCCAACGCCATGTCCGAAGAACGCGAGCGCTGCCGTGCGGCGGGCATGAGTGACTACCTGGCCAAACCTTTCCGCCGGGAAGAACTGGCCGCCCTGCTCGACTTGTGGATACCCACTACGACAGCGCTTTGA
- a CDS encoding GAF domain-containing protein has protein sequence MIDLQKSGQGLEGYGMLWAQLESLLADERDFIANAAQFSAFLFNQLDDLNWAGFYLNRNEELVLGPFQGQIACVRIPFGRGVCGAAAATLQTQRVEDVHAFPGHIACDSASNSELVVPLVKDGRLIGVLDLDSPKLARFTADDQAGIEQLAAIFLRLTDC, from the coding sequence ATGATCGATTTACAAAAGAGCGGCCAGGGCCTGGAGGGCTACGGCATGCTATGGGCACAGCTGGAATCATTGCTGGCAGACGAGCGTGATTTTATCGCCAACGCCGCACAATTTTCGGCGTTTCTGTTCAATCAGCTCGATGACCTGAACTGGGCCGGTTTCTACCTTAATCGCAACGAAGAACTGGTGCTTGGCCCGTTTCAGGGGCAGATCGCCTGTGTACGGATTCCATTCGGTCGCGGTGTGTGCGGAGCGGCGGCGGCCACCTTGCAGACTCAACGGGTTGAAGACGTACATGCGTTCCCCGGGCACATCGCGTGCGACAGTGCCTCGAACAGCGAGCTGGTGGTACCGCTGGTCAAGGACGGTCGACTGATCGGTGTGCTCGACCTCGACAGCCCGAAACTCGCGCGTTTTACTGCGGACGATCAGGCAGGTATCGAGCAACTGGCGGCGATTTTCCTGCGTCTGACCGACTGCTGA
- a CDS encoding HD domain-containing phosphohydrolase, translating into MPSPLRPDQRQFPLHIHISVMFTFLLLLAGVVLGIFNYQQTTQIILSSSEKLFNRIEQDVRLDLHRTYQPIRHLLSLLADNPATQAPDLEQRLALLKPFSQSLKDNPDLASLYLGYSNGDFFMVRPLRTGALKTLVKAPETAAFQVWSIEHPGSGQIRSQSLFFDQNLALISRQDNPDETYDPRARAWFSSARGDHDQITTEPYLFFSTHNVGTTLARRSGEHAVMGADLTLAELSATLADHVVTPSTEIVLFDAEGNAIAYPDSSKLIVDDQSARLIKAADLSPTLAALLTSPHKVKRLNAAGRQWIVARSSIQEGGPQGLQLALLVPEDELLVDAYRMRWQGALITLATLLLCLPMGWLTSRILVKPLRALVQEADAIRSFDFNFPASRRSPVLEVDQLSVSMARMKDTLASFFRITDSLSAETRFAPLLQRVLFETVKIGQAQAGLLYLRESDDDRVEPHALVINGSSQALPSFAIQGHTPQGPQSPQWMQTLSNANNVVTSLGFEEAGDLQKVLLALEYPRVHLIGIRLHNRHNETVGLLVLLLADSGTQDDLEKLRPDRIAFLQAVSGAAAVSIESQRLQAKQKQLLDSFIQLLAGAIDAKSPYTGGHCQRVPELTLMLAQAAAASQDPAFSSYQPTDDEWEALHIAAWLHDCGKVTTPEYVVDKATKLETLNDRIHEIRTRFEVLKRDAWINYWQAIALGGDEQHLAQLRNANLAALDDDFAFIARCNLGSEAMAEADLQRLNTIAQRTWTRTLDDRLGVSWEENRRQARTPTPTLPVSEPLLADKPEHLLERADSELIPADNPWGFKLDVPRYKYNRGELYNLSITRGTLTREERYIINHHMVQTILMLSHLPFPGHLSNIAEIAGGHHEKMDGTGYPKRLKREDMSLPARMMAIADIFEALTAADRPYKKAKSLSEALGIMATMCRDAHIDAELFGLFINDEVYLQYANRFLDPRQIDAVDPSSLLIKAGLMA; encoded by the coding sequence ATGCCCAGCCCACTGCGCCCGGATCAACGCCAGTTCCCTCTGCACATCCATATCAGCGTGATGTTCACCTTCCTGTTGCTACTGGCCGGGGTGGTACTGGGCATTTTCAACTATCAGCAAACCACCCAGATCATTCTTTCCAGCAGCGAAAAGCTCTTCAACCGCATCGAGCAGGATGTCCGTCTGGACCTGCATCGCACCTATCAGCCGATTCGTCATCTGCTGAGCCTGCTGGCGGACAATCCGGCGACCCAGGCGCCCGACCTTGAGCAGCGCCTGGCGTTGCTCAAGCCCTTCAGCCAATCACTCAAGGACAACCCCGACCTGGCCTCGCTGTACCTGGGCTACAGCAATGGCGACTTCTTCATGGTTCGTCCTTTGCGCACCGGCGCCTTGAAAACGCTGGTCAAGGCACCGGAGACGGCGGCGTTTCAGGTATGGAGCATCGAGCACCCAGGCAGCGGTCAGATCCGCTCCCAATCATTGTTTTTCGATCAGAACCTGGCCCTCATCAGCCGTCAGGACAACCCCGACGAAACCTACGATCCCCGTGCCCGCGCCTGGTTCTCCAGCGCCCGCGGCGACCATGATCAGATCACCACCGAGCCCTACCTTTTTTTCTCCACCCACAACGTCGGCACCACTCTGGCCCGGCGCAGTGGCGAGCATGCGGTGATGGGGGCCGACCTTACGCTGGCTGAACTGTCGGCGACCCTGGCCGACCATGTGGTGACCCCCAGTACCGAAATTGTGCTGTTCGATGCCGAGGGTAATGCCATCGCTTACCCAGATAGCAGCAAACTGATCGTCGACGACCAGTCGGCCCGGCTGATCAAAGCCGCAGACCTGAGCCCCACCCTCGCAGCCCTGCTCACCAGCCCCCACAAGGTCAAACGCCTGAACGCCGCAGGCCGCCAATGGATCGTGGCGCGCAGCAGCATCCAGGAGGGTGGCCCGCAGGGGCTGCAATTGGCGCTACTGGTGCCGGAGGACGAATTGCTCGTGGATGCCTACCGTATGCGCTGGCAAGGCGCATTGATTACCCTGGCGACGCTGCTGTTGTGCCTGCCGATGGGTTGGCTGACCTCGAGAATCCTGGTCAAACCCTTGCGCGCCCTGGTGCAGGAAGCCGATGCGATTCGCAGTTTCGATTTCAATTTTCCGGCCTCCCGTCGCTCGCCGGTGCTTGAAGTCGACCAACTGAGCGTGTCGATGGCACGCATGAAAGACACCCTGGCGAGTTTTTTCCGGATCACCGACAGCCTGAGCGCCGAGACCCGTTTCGCCCCCTTGCTGCAACGGGTGTTGTTTGAAACCGTGAAGATCGGCCAGGCCCAGGCCGGCCTGCTCTACCTGCGGGAAAGTGATGACGATCGCGTGGAGCCTCATGCGCTGGTCATCAATGGCAGCTCACAGGCATTGCCGTCATTCGCCATTCAAGGACACACACCTCAGGGTCCGCAGAGCCCTCAATGGATGCAGACATTGTCGAACGCCAACAATGTCGTCACCAGCCTGGGTTTCGAAGAAGCGGGGGATTTGCAGAAGGTTTTGCTAGCATTGGAGTACCCACGGGTTCATCTGATCGGTATCCGGCTGCACAATCGTCATAACGAAACCGTCGGGCTGCTGGTGCTGTTGCTGGCCGACAGCGGCACGCAGGATGACCTGGAAAAACTTCGCCCGGATCGCATCGCATTTCTTCAGGCGGTTTCCGGTGCCGCCGCCGTGAGTATCGAAAGTCAGCGCCTGCAAGCCAAACAGAAACAGTTGCTGGACTCTTTTATTCAACTACTGGCTGGCGCGATCGATGCCAAGAGTCCCTACACCGGTGGTCATTGCCAGCGGGTGCCGGAACTGACGCTGATGCTGGCGCAGGCGGCCGCAGCCAGTCAGGACCCGGCCTTCAGCAGCTATCAGCCCACCGACGATGAGTGGGAAGCCCTGCACATCGCTGCCTGGCTGCATGATTGCGGCAAGGTCACCACCCCTGAATACGTGGTCGACAAAGCCACCAAGCTTGAGACCTTGAACGACCGCATCCACGAAATCCGTACCCGTTTCGAAGTGCTCAAGCGTGATGCCTGGATCAACTATTGGCAGGCCATCGCCCTGGGAGGTGACGAGCAGCATCTGGCGCAATTGCGCAATGCGAACCTGGCGGCGCTGGATGATGATTTCGCGTTCATCGCCCGCTGCAACCTCGGCAGCGAGGCTATGGCCGAGGCCGATCTGCAACGCCTGAACACCATCGCCCAACGCACCTGGACTCGAACCCTGGATGATCGACTTGGGGTTTCGTGGGAAGAGAACCGTCGCCAGGCCCGGACCCCAACGCCGACCCTGCCAGTCAGCGAGCCGCTGCTGGCGGATAAACCCGAACACTTGCTCGAACGCGCCGACAGCGAACTGATCCCGGCCGACAATCCCTGGGGGTTCAAGCTCGACGTACCTCGCTACAAGTACAACCGGGGCGAGCTCTACAACCTGAGCATCACCCGAGGCACACTGACCCGCGAGGAGCGATACATCATCAATCATCACATGGTGCAGACGATTCTGATGCTCAGTCACCTGCCTTTCCCCGGCCACCTCAGTAACATCGCGGAGATCGCCGGCGGCCACCACGAAAAAATGGACGGCACCGGTTATCCCAAACGGTTGAAGCGCGAAGACATGAGTTTGCCAGCGCGGATGATGGCGATTGCCGATATTTTCGAAGCGCTGACCGCCGCCGATCGCCCCTACAAGAAAGCCAAGTCCTTGAGCGAAGCGCTGGGCATCATGGCCACTATGTGCCGTGACGCCCACATTGACGCTGAGTTGTTCGGGCTGTTCATCAATGACGAAGTCTATTTGCAGTACGCCAACCGTTTTCTCGACCCACGACAGATTGATGCGGTCGACCCGTCAAGCCTGCTGATCAAGGCCGGCTTGATGGCCTGA
- a CDS encoding ATP-binding protein, producing the protein MDSRLNAFLERADAVLARIEPLLPAPRQAIDWTHCLAARWQREGRSGFLLPLQVSLDTRLSDLIGVDRQLEQLGRNTRQFLDGMPANHALLWGSRGTGKSSLVRALLSEHAKSGLRLIEIERDHLADLPRVVEQIAKLPQRFVLFCDDLSFESGEGDYRVLKSVLDGSLEQAPDNVLLYATSNRRHLVPEKESDNENWKRVDGELHPSEAVEDKIALSDRFGLWLSFYPFTQEHFLNVVEHWIGQLADKAGLEWQRDEELDILAVRWATGRGNRNGRCAYQFARYWVGLKLLEHKA; encoded by the coding sequence GTGGATTCCCGATTGAATGCTTTTCTTGAACGCGCCGATGCCGTTCTGGCTCGTATCGAGCCGTTGCTTCCCGCGCCTCGGCAAGCCATCGACTGGACGCACTGCCTGGCCGCACGCTGGCAGCGCGAGGGGCGCAGCGGTTTTCTGTTGCCGCTGCAAGTGAGCCTGGACACGCGTTTGTCCGACTTGATCGGTGTTGACCGGCAACTGGAGCAACTGGGCCGCAACACCCGGCAGTTTCTCGACGGCATGCCGGCCAACCACGCTTTGCTCTGGGGTTCGCGTGGCACCGGTAAATCGTCGCTGGTGCGCGCCTTGCTGTCGGAACACGCCAAGAGCGGCCTGCGACTGATTGAGATCGAGCGCGATCATTTGGCTGACTTGCCGCGCGTGGTCGAGCAGATCGCCAAGTTGCCTCAGCGCTTTGTACTGTTCTGCGATGACCTGTCGTTCGAGTCGGGCGAGGGCGATTACCGCGTGCTCAAGAGCGTGCTCGATGGTTCGCTCGAACAGGCGCCAGACAACGTTCTGCTGTACGCCACCTCGAACCGTCGCCATCTGGTGCCGGAAAAGGAAAGCGATAACGAAAACTGGAAAAGGGTCGATGGCGAACTCCATCCCAGTGAGGCGGTGGAAGACAAGATCGCGCTGTCGGACCGTTTTGGTCTGTGGCTGTCGTTCTATCCGTTTACTCAGGAGCATTTCCTCAACGTCGTCGAACACTGGATCGGCCAATTGGCCGACAAGGCCGGCCTTGAGTGGCAGCGTGACGAAGAACTGGACATCCTCGCAGTGCGCTGGGCCACGGGCCGGGGCAATCGCAACGGACGTTGCGCGTATCAATTTGCCCGCTATTGGGTCGGGCTGAAGCTGTTGGAGCACAAGGCATGA
- a CDS encoding MarR family winged helix-turn-helix transcriptional regulator, whose product MNTLSVDSLKLDSQLCFKLYAASRAVIRAYKPMLDQLGLTYPQYLAMLVLWEWQETAPEQPTVKALGERLALDSGTLTPLLKRLEQLQLVQRQRSARDEREVHLSLSPAGKALRDQVGPLKARLLCDSGVDLDRLNDLRDGLDHLLGQIKALS is encoded by the coding sequence ATGAACACGTTGTCAGTTGATTCGCTGAAGCTCGACAGTCAGCTCTGCTTCAAGCTGTACGCCGCTTCTCGGGCGGTGATCCGTGCCTACAAGCCGATGCTCGATCAGTTGGGCCTGACTTACCCGCAATACCTGGCGATGCTGGTGTTGTGGGAATGGCAGGAGACGGCGCCGGAGCAGCCGACGGTCAAGGCCTTGGGTGAGCGTCTGGCACTGGATTCCGGGACCCTGACGCCGCTGCTCAAGCGCCTTGAGCAACTGCAGCTGGTGCAGCGTCAGCGTTCGGCGCGCGATGAGCGTGAGGTGCACTTGAGCCTGTCGCCCGCCGGCAAAGCCTTGCGCGATCAGGTCGGGCCGCTCAAGGCCCGGCTGTTGTGCGATAGCGGCGTCGATCTGGATCGCCTGAATGATCTGCGCGATGGCCTCGATCACTTGTTGGGGCAAATCAAAGCGCTGTCGTAG
- a CDS encoding glutathione peroxidase, whose translation MSDNLLSIPCTTIKGEQKTLADFAGKAVLVVNTASKCGFTPQYKGLEELWQTYKDQGLVVLGFPCNQFGKQEPGNEGAISEFCELNYGVSFPLFKKIEVNGADAHPLFVQLKKRAPGVLGSQGIKWNFTKFLIGKDGQLVKRFAPATKPQDLSREIEALLK comes from the coding sequence ATGAGCGACAACCTGCTGAGCATCCCTTGTACCACCATCAAGGGCGAGCAAAAGACCCTGGCCGATTTCGCCGGCAAAGCGGTGCTGGTGGTCAACACCGCCAGCAAATGCGGGTTCACCCCACAGTACAAAGGCCTCGAAGAGCTGTGGCAGACCTACAAGGATCAAGGCCTGGTGGTGCTCGGCTTTCCCTGCAATCAGTTCGGCAAGCAAGAGCCGGGCAACGAGGGGGCGATTTCCGAGTTCTGCGAGTTGAATTACGGGGTGAGTTTCCCGCTGTTCAAGAAGATCGAAGTGAATGGTGCCGACGCCCATCCACTGTTCGTGCAGCTGAAAAAGCGCGCCCCGGGCGTGCTGGGTTCCCAAGGTATCAAGTGGAACTTCACCAAGTTCCTGATCGGCAAGGACGGCCAACTGGTCAAGCGCTTTGCTCCAGCGACCAAGCCGCAGGACCTGAGCCGCGAGATCGAAGCCCTGCTCAAATGA